GCAGTGCGCGCCTTGGCCACGCCGTCTTCGAGTGTCGGGGCAATGCCGCTGACATAGATCGCGGCGCCGGCGTTGAGCGCGACGATGTCGCGCGCCGGACCAGGCCGGTTGTCGAGCGCAGAGAGCAACATTGCTTTTGCCTGCTCACGATCCGGCACGCGCAACGCTGCGGGATCGGCCGCGGAAAATCCGAATCGCTGCGGATTCAGCGCATATTCGGTGATTGCGCCGCCTTTGAGTTCAGCGACATAAGTCTCCGCGCCGAGCGATATTTCGTCGATGCCATCGGCGCCGTGCACGACCATCACATGACGGCTGCCCAGCATCTGCAGTACGCGCGCCTGGATGCCGACGAGATCGGGATGAAATACGCCCATTACCTGATTGACGGCGCCCGCGGGATTAGTGAGCGGCCCCAGAATATTGAACAAGGTCCGCACCCCCAGCTCGCGTCGCACCGGCGCCGCGTGCTTCATCGCGCTGTGATGATTGGGCGCGAACATGAAGCCGACGCCGATTTCACGAATCGATCGCGCGACCTGCGCCGGACTCAGGTTGACATTGACGCCCAAGGCTTCCAGCACGTCGGCGCTCCCGCAACTCGATGAAACCGAACGACCGCCGTGTTTCGCGACTCTGGCGCCGGCCGCGGCTGCGACCAGGGCAGAGGCGGTCGAGATATTGAACGTG
This region of Burkholderiales bacterium genomic DNA includes:
- the trpD gene encoding anthranilate phosphoribosyltransferase, coding for MKPQDALNRLIENRELFYDEMLDLMRQIMRGEVLPTQIAGILLGLRVKKESVAEIAGAAAAMREFATKVDVGDLPHLVDTCGTGGDAQHTFNISTASALVAAAAGARVAKHGGRSVSSSCGSADVLEALGVNVNLSPAQVARSIREIGVGFMFAPNHHSAMKHAAPVRRELGVRTLFNILGPLTNPAGAVNQVMGVFHPDLVGIQARVLQMLGSRHVMVVHGADGIDEISLGAETYVAELKGGAITEYALNPQRFGFSAADPAALRVPDREQAKAMLLSALDNRPGPARDIVALNAGAAIYVSGIAPTLEDGVAKARTALESGAARAKLRQLVEFSAAA